One part of the [Synechococcus] sp. NIES-970 genome encodes these proteins:
- a CDS encoding hypothetical protein (conserved hypothetical protein), which produces MRYLEDEDGKLNNFAMEPKMYQAEPKTGDDQKNLLILGILGGALVVALIGVTFLISN; this is translated from the coding sequence ATGCGCTATCTAGAAGATGAAGACGGCAAGCTAAATAACTTTGCCATGGAGCCCAAAATGTACCAAGCAGAGCCTAAAACGGGTGACGACCAGAAAAATTTGCTGATTTTGGGTATTTTAGGTGGAGCATTAGTGGTGGCCTTGATTGGGGTGACTTTCCTAATTTCCAACTAG
- a CDS encoding rhodanese-like sulfurtransferase: MNDFVVITFYKFFDFPDYKERQQSIFHFAESQGIIGTILLAHEGINATIAGTQTALDAMVDFLHRDDRLADLTYKVSLAPKQPFKRLKVKLKREIVTLGQPNVDPSSIVGTYIDPKDWNKLIQDPEVILIDTRNDYEVGIGTFQGAINPRTKTFREFPEYVAQNLDPEKHSKVAMFCTGGIRCEKATAYLLDQGFQEVYHLKGGILKYLEEIPVEASLWEGECFVFDERVTVKHGLETGQYELCYACGHPIDEEDKASNTYEIGISCPYCIEALTPERRSRFEAKWQQRQQMRAHQAS; the protein is encoded by the coding sequence ATGAACGATTTTGTTGTCATTACCTTTTACAAATTTTTTGACTTTCCCGACTACAAAGAGCGGCAACAATCTATTTTTCATTTCGCCGAAAGCCAAGGCATTATCGGCACAATTCTCCTGGCCCATGAGGGGATTAATGCGACCATTGCAGGCACCCAAACGGCCCTCGATGCTATGGTCGATTTTCTCCATCGAGACGATCGCCTCGCAGATTTGACTTACAAAGTTTCTTTGGCTCCGAAGCAACCTTTTAAGCGCTTGAAGGTCAAACTCAAGCGAGAAATTGTCACCCTCGGTCAGCCCAATGTTGACCCGAGTAGTATTGTGGGCACTTACATCGACCCCAAAGATTGGAACAAGTTAATTCAAGATCCTGAGGTGATCCTCATCGATACCCGAAATGATTACGAAGTGGGTATTGGCACATTTCAGGGGGCGATCAACCCCCGGACGAAAACTTTCCGAGAATTTCCTGAATATGTCGCCCAAAATCTAGACCCGGAGAAGCATTCCAAGGTGGCGATGTTCTGCACCGGGGGTATTCGTTGTGAAAAAGCCACTGCCTATCTACTCGACCAAGGGTTCCAAGAGGTTTATCACCTCAAGGGGGGAATTTTGAAATATCTTGAAGAAATTCCTGTTGAAGCCAGTCTCTGGGAGGGGGAATGCTTTGTTTTTGATGAACGAGTGACCGTAAAGCATGGCCTCGAAACAGGCCAATATGAGCTATGTTATGCCTGCGGCCACCCCATTGACGAGGAAGATAAGGCTTCTAATACTTATGAGATTGGTATTTCTTGTCCCTATTGTATTGAAGCGCTTACCCCCGAACGGCGATCGCGTTTCGAGGCAAAATGGCAGCAGCGACAGCAGATGAGGGCTCACCAAGCCAGTTAG
- the cysH gene encoding phosphoadenosine phosphosulfate reductase: MPMGDANMGGMMPDLDLASVNETLMKATAAEVVQWAAKTFSEGLIMSTSFGIQSAVMLHLVTQIIPDIPIVWIDTGYLPEATYRFAEELSDRLHLNLKVYQSPLSPARMEALYGKLWEQEDVEAFNRYDYIRKVEPMQRALQELQAKAWLAGLRKGQTDHRQTLGYVAKQGKQYKVHPILTWTAKDVYEYLMAHDLPYHPYFDKGYVTVGDWHSSRPLMAGDESERDTRFRGLKQECGLHLPSTSEEAQSLDSSGL; encoded by the coding sequence ATGCCAATGGGAGATGCAAACATGGGTGGAATGATGCCGGATTTAGATTTGGCGAGCGTGAATGAAACCTTAATGAAGGCCACAGCGGCAGAAGTGGTTCAATGGGCGGCGAAAACCTTCTCTGAAGGACTGATCATGAGTACCAGTTTTGGCATTCAGTCAGCGGTAATGCTCCATTTGGTCACCCAAATCATTCCTGATATTCCCATCGTCTGGATTGACACAGGCTATCTTCCTGAAGCCACCTACCGTTTTGCAGAGGAGTTGAGCGATCGCCTCCATCTCAATCTCAAAGTTTATCAATCCCCCCTCAGCCCCGCTCGGATGGAAGCCCTTTACGGCAAACTCTGGGAACAAGAAGATGTAGAAGCGTTTAATCGCTATGACTACATCCGCAAAGTTGAACCCATGCAACGGGCTCTCCAGGAGCTTCAGGCCAAAGCTTGGTTAGCTGGACTCCGTAAAGGTCAAACCGATCATCGCCAAACTCTCGGTTATGTAGCCAAGCAGGGCAAACAATATAAAGTTCACCCGATTCTGACCTGGACTGCTAAGGATGTCTATGAATACCTAATGGCCCATGATTTGCCCTACCATCCCTACTTTGATAAAGGGTACGTCACTGTGGGAGATTGGCATTCTAGTCGCCCCCTCATGGCAGGGGATGAAAGCGAGCGCGATACCCGTTTCCGGGGCCTCAAACAGGAATGCGGCCTCCATTTGCCCAGTACCTCAGAGGAAGCCCAGAGCTTAGATTCTAGTGGTCTTTAG
- the rplI gene encoding ribosomal protein L9 encodes MSKRLQVVLKQDVRKLGNNGDLVEVAPGYARNYLLPQGIASLATPGILRQVEQRREKERQRLLAELQEAEGRKVALKTVGKLIIRKQVGEENQIFGTVTTQDIADAIKERAGQEVDRRGITLPEIGKTGTYEAQVKLHPEVTATVQFDVISL; translated from the coding sequence ATGAGTAAGCGTTTACAGGTAGTCCTCAAGCAGGACGTGCGCAAGCTAGGCAACAACGGTGACCTCGTTGAAGTTGCTCCCGGCTACGCCCGCAACTACCTTCTCCCCCAAGGCATTGCCTCCCTTGCCACCCCCGGCATTCTGCGTCAAGTTGAACAGCGCCGCGAAAAAGAACGTCAACGGCTGTTGGCTGAGCTCCAAGAGGCTGAAGGACGTAAAGTAGCCCTCAAGACCGTTGGCAAGCTGATCATCCGCAAGCAGGTAGGTGAAGAAAACCAAATCTTCGGGACCGTCACCACCCAAGATATCGCCGATGCTATCAAAGAAAGAGCTGGCCAAGAGGTCGATCGCCGTGGCATCACCCTGCCTGAAATTGGCAAAACTGGCACCTATGAGGCCCAGGTCAAGCTCCACCCAGAAGTGACGGCAACGGTTCAGTTCGACGTTATTTCCCTCTAG
- a CDS encoding GGDEF domain protein translates to MLDLTSQKSLEKCLLKDPIVLGPETTLSEAANAMASIKPTCELQDKAGNALEISSSRASCILVMAGPKLQGIVTERDLLKWVVQSENWQRLTLSQIMTTAIVSVTWNENLTPLTIAQLLHKHRIRHLPVLDAQGHLFGLITHRLLRSVIEPVHLLRLRFVTEVMARDIVRALPDQSIWHLAQVMMKARVGSIVVVKAHPTLEQGWFPLGLVTEQDILHLRCLGLDLKKITAEQAMTRPVKIPVQHSLVEAKQLMEKHQTHRLVVVGDQHELLGLVTQSSLLEAMNQNEMYGLVSFLEQQIQERTQELDRLNQKLRQEVQERKKAENRIRQLSLTDELTGVYNRRGFFMLVEQELSLIERQQLPFSLFFFDVDNLKDINDRLGHGVGDRVITDAAKILQSCFRRADIVARLGGDEFTSFAPVPQAEADLICQRLKEAIASFNQQQHRPYKLSISIGYASYGEFPPHASLEKLLAQVDEKMYRNKQRRKQRQQLTDA, encoded by the coding sequence ATGCTTGACCTGACGTCCCAAAAATCCCTCGAAAAATGCCTCCTCAAGGATCCCATTGTCCTTGGTCCAGAGACCACATTGAGTGAAGCGGCCAATGCCATGGCCAGTATAAAGCCAACCTGCGAGCTCCAGGACAAGGCCGGTAATGCCTTAGAAATTAGTAGTAGTCGCGCCAGTTGTATTTTGGTGATGGCCGGGCCAAAGCTCCAAGGGATCGTCACGGAACGGGATTTGTTGAAGTGGGTTGTGCAGAGTGAAAACTGGCAGCGACTTACCCTCAGTCAGATTATGACAACGGCGATCGTTTCTGTGACTTGGAACGAGAATTTGACCCCCCTGACTATTGCCCAGCTACTGCATAAGCATCGCATTCGTCACCTGCCGGTGCTTGATGCCCAGGGACATCTTTTTGGTTTAATTACCCACCGTTTATTGCGCAGTGTGATCGAGCCAGTCCATCTTCTGCGACTGCGCTTTGTCACTGAGGTAATGGCCAGAGATATTGTGCGTGCCCTGCCGGACCAGTCCATTTGGCATTTGGCCCAGGTCATGATGAAAGCGCGGGTAGGCTCGATTGTGGTGGTCAAAGCACACCCCACCCTTGAGCAAGGGTGGTTCCCCCTAGGTCTTGTGACGGAGCAGGATATTTTACATCTGCGCTGCCTCGGCCTCGATCTGAAAAAAATAACGGCGGAGCAAGCCATGACCCGGCCGGTAAAAATCCCCGTGCAACACTCCCTTGTGGAAGCGAAGCAGTTGATGGAGAAACACCAAACCCATCGTTTGGTCGTTGTTGGGGATCAGCACGAATTGCTTGGCCTCGTGACGCAATCGAGTCTTTTGGAAGCGATGAACCAAAATGAAATGTATGGGCTGGTGAGTTTTTTGGAACAACAAATTCAAGAGCGCACCCAGGAGCTAGATCGACTCAATCAAAAATTACGCCAAGAGGTTCAGGAACGAAAAAAGGCAGAAAATCGCATCCGGCAATTGTCCCTTACGGATGAATTGACAGGGGTCTATAATCGCCGGGGTTTCTTTATGCTTGTCGAACAAGAATTATCTTTGATTGAGCGACAGCAATTGCCTTTTTCTCTCTTTTTCTTTGATGTCGATAATCTCAAGGACATTAATGACCGCCTTGGTCACGGGGTTGGTGATCGCGTGATTACTGATGCGGCAAAAATTCTCCAGAGTTGCTTCCGCCGGGCTGATATTGTGGCCCGACTGGGGGGTGATGAATTTACAAGTTTTGCCCCTGTTCCCCAGGCAGAGGCAGATTTGATTTGCCAGCGGTTAAAAGAGGCGATCGCCTCCTTTAATCAGCAACAACACCGGCCCTATAAACTGTCAATCAGCATCGGTTACGCCAGCTATGGTGAATTTCCGCCCCATGCTTCCCTGGAGAAATTACTCGCTCAGGTTGATGAAAAAATGTACCGCAATAAGCAGCGCCGCAAGCAACGTCAACAATTGACAGATGCATAA
- a CDS encoding GTP binding protein encodes MQFIDHAEIEVIAGKGGDGIVAFRREKYVPAGGPAGGNGGWGGSVIFRAEENLQTLLDFRYARTFKAPDGERGGPNNCTGASGEDLIVDVPCGTVIYDRETDEEIGDLIFHGQTFCVAQGGKGGLGNKHFLSNKNRAPEYALPGLEGEIKQLRLELKLLAEVGIIGLPNAGKSTLISALSAARPKIGAYPFTTLIPNLGVVRRPTGDGTVFADIPGLIEGAHQGVGLGHEFLRHIERTKILVHLVDLNAEDPLQNYQTIQRELVAYGRGLPELPQIIALNKLDTGDREFADFITEELQQLTTAKIFTISAVSRTGLDQLLQHIWDVLDDLKAQQTPVSLNESPDESDLPEE; translated from the coding sequence ATGCAATTTATCGACCACGCCGAAATCGAAGTCATCGCCGGAAAAGGGGGGGACGGCATCGTTGCCTTTCGTCGCGAAAAATATGTCCCTGCCGGGGGGCCTGCCGGGGGCAACGGCGGTTGGGGCGGCTCAGTGATCTTTCGGGCCGAAGAAAACTTACAAACTCTACTGGATTTTCGTTACGCGCGCACCTTTAAGGCGCCGGATGGGGAGCGGGGTGGCCCGAACAATTGTACGGGCGCTTCTGGGGAAGATTTGATTGTAGATGTGCCCTGTGGGACGGTGATCTACGACCGCGAAACCGATGAAGAAATTGGCGATTTGATCTTCCATGGCCAAACCTTTTGCGTGGCGCAGGGGGGTAAAGGTGGCCTCGGTAATAAGCATTTTCTCAGCAACAAGAACCGCGCCCCCGAATATGCCCTGCCTGGGTTAGAAGGAGAAATTAAACAACTGCGCCTGGAGCTAAAACTCTTGGCAGAGGTGGGTATTATTGGTCTTCCTAATGCGGGCAAATCAACATTGATTTCTGCACTGTCAGCAGCCCGGCCAAAAATTGGCGCTTATCCTTTCACTACTTTGATTCCGAACCTTGGTGTTGTGCGACGGCCCACGGGGGATGGCACGGTGTTTGCTGATATCCCTGGGTTAATCGAGGGTGCCCACCAAGGGGTCGGCCTGGGTCATGAATTTTTACGGCACATCGAACGGACAAAAATCCTTGTTCACCTTGTTGATCTCAATGCGGAGGATCCGCTGCAAAATTACCAGACGATTCAACGGGAATTGGTGGCCTATGGTCGGGGTTTGCCTGAGCTGCCCCAGATTATTGCCCTGAATAAATTGGATACAGGCGATCGCGAATTTGCCGATTTCATTACGGAAGAGCTACAACAACTAACCACGGCAAAAATTTTTACAATTTCGGCAGTATCCCGCACGGGTTTAGATCAGTTGTTACAACATATCTGGGATGTGCTCGACGATCTCAAGGCACAGCAAACCCCAGTCAGCCTGAATGAGTCTCCTGATGAATCTGATTTGCCAGAAGAATAA
- a CDS encoding hypothetical protein (conserved hypothetical protein): protein MERRNVIISFLAGCLWLCLGLFPFSQAIALTPIQLSDLSYERCPPEMQGIVTSGSSEDANCFMIKGKANNTSGKYIVDADVFGRIYDATGSPTFENRGRVGTILEVPPGVSDFQIPVSVAANQPEPLQLKQFKASGFTSQVRPFYYDNEDAE, encoded by the coding sequence ATGGAACGACGCAACGTTATTATCAGTTTCTTGGCGGGCTGTTTATGGTTATGTTTGGGGTTATTTCCCTTTAGTCAGGCGATCGCCCTCACACCGATTCAGTTGTCTGATTTGAGCTATGAGCGATGTCCCCCAGAGATGCAGGGCATTGTCACGAGTGGGTCGAGCGAAGATGCAAATTGCTTCATGATTAAGGGGAAAGCAAACAATACGTCAGGGAAATATATTGTCGATGCGGACGTGTTTGGTCGCATCTACGATGCAACGGGATCCCCCACCTTTGAAAATCGGGGCCGGGTTGGGACTATTTTAGAAGTCCCGCCAGGGGTCAGCGATTTTCAGATCCCGGTATCAGTGGCAGCCAATCAGCCGGAACCGCTCCAATTAAAGCAATTCAAGGCATCCGGTTTTACTTCCCAGGTGCGTCCCTTCTACTATGATAACGAGGATGCAGAATAA
- a CDS encoding permease protein of ABC transporter produces the protein MQNNSRGWRRFRQNRLAVLGAIVLGAIALLIFVFPLIYTTPIDGIDFVSSAAPPSWQHPFGTDDLGQDQLARVLFGGKISLAVGLAAMVVAIIFGTIIGAIAGFYGGWLDQLLMRITDLFLSLPQLPLLLLIVYLFREKMRAIAGAQWGTFSLVVVVIGGLNWMAIARLVRAQCLSLKTREFITAARAMGANPLRILTAHILPNLISLIAVAATLSVSNAIITESTLSFLGLGFPPDIPTWGRMLYDAQNFVTTAPHMALFPGLAIFLTVLSLNYLGDGLRDASDPKSNSH, from the coding sequence ATGCAGAATAATTCCCGTGGTTGGCGACGGTTTCGACAGAATCGCCTGGCGGTGCTCGGTGCCATTGTACTGGGGGCGATCGCCCTCTTGATTTTTGTTTTCCCCCTGATTTATACAACCCCCATCGACGGTATTGACTTTGTCAGCAGCGCCGCCCCACCCAGTTGGCAGCATCCCTTCGGCACGGATGATTTGGGCCAGGATCAATTGGCACGGGTACTCTTTGGCGGCAAGATTTCTTTGGCAGTGGGCTTGGCGGCGATGGTGGTCGCGATTATTTTTGGCACGATCATCGGGGCGATCGCCGGCTTTTATGGCGGCTGGCTTGACCAATTATTGATGCGGATTACAGATCTATTTCTCTCCTTACCCCAATTGCCACTCCTGTTGCTTATCGTCTACCTCTTTCGAGAAAAAATGCGGGCGATCGCCGGGGCCCAGTGGGGCACGTTTAGCTTGGTGGTGGTAGTCATTGGTGGTTTAAATTGGATGGCGATCGCCCGTCTAGTGCGCGCCCAATGTCTCAGTCTCAAAACCCGCGAATTTATCACTGCTGCCCGGGCGATGGGTGCCAATCCCCTGCGGATCTTAACAGCACATATTTTGCCGAATCTCATCAGTCTAATTGCCGTAGCTGCAACCCTCTCCGTGAGCAATGCCATCATCACCGAATCAACCCTCAGTTTTCTGGGCTTGGGTTTTCCGCCAGATATTCCCACCTGGGGACGGATGCTCTATGACGCTCAAAATTTCGTCACCACTGCTCCCCACATGGCCTTATTTCCTGGCTTAGCGATTTTTTTGACTGTGCTGAGTTTGAACTACCTTGGAGATGGCCTCCGGGATGCCTCCGACCCCAAAAGCAACTCCCATTAA
- a CDS encoding hypothetical protein (conserved hypothetical protein) has translation MAKKQKQRFPHLLGSKWTATQKTFGWRHFQVMNRRHEGKWIFAELVSSCDPDTRFWINAKQLKDQTLWEAGWKTLEEMNQPPENPFWQD, from the coding sequence ATGGCAAAGAAGCAAAAACAGCGTTTTCCCCATCTCCTTGGCTCCAAATGGACCGCCACCCAAAAAACCTTCGGTTGGCGACATTTTCAAGTGATGAATCGCCGTCACGAAGGGAAGTGGATTTTTGCCGAACTGGTTTCCTCTTGTGATCCCGATACCCGGTTCTGGATCAATGCCAAACAACTCAAAGATCAAACCCTTTGGGAAGCTGGCTGGAAAACCCTCGAAGAAATGAATCAGCCCCCCGAAAATCCATTTTGGCAAGACTAA